Proteins from one Oncorhynchus tshawytscha isolate Ot180627B linkage group LG16, Otsh_v2.0, whole genome shotgun sequence genomic window:
- the LOC112216215 gene encoding sterile alpha motif domain-containing protein 10-like, whose protein sequence is MAVDAASSFSFCRPAVEYRALPEDFNHLSRRTGGNLTWHDGRGQKTAGGRTVKLLQQPGTEKYQRRSGDSYGIYHTSPTQPSLIQPVVLWTQQDVCRWLKKHCPHNYLTYVEAFSHHAITGRALLRLNGEKLERMGLVQETLRQELLQQVLQLHMQEEGRNLQLLSRGGSFGNLS, encoded by the exons ATGGCTGTGGACG CGGCCTCCAGTTTCAGTTTCTGCCGGCCTGCTGTGGAATACAGAGCGCTGCCGGAGGACTTCAACCACCTGAGTCGACGGACAGGAGGGAACCTGACTTGGCATGACGGGCGGGGTCAGAAAACAGCAGGGGGCCGGACAGTGAAGCTGCTCCAACAGCCTGGGACAGAGAAATATCAG CGCCGTTCAGGCGACTCCTATGGAATCTACCACACCAGCCCCACCCAGCCTAGTCTGATCCAGCCTGTGGTGTTATGGACTCAGCAGGACGTCTGCAGGTGGTTGAAGAAACACTGTCCTCACAACTACCTGACCTACGTAGAGGCCTTCTCTCATCACGCCATCACAG gcCGTGCTCTGTTGCGTCTGAATGGAGAGAAGCTGGAGAGGATGGGCTTGGTGCAAGAGACACTGAGGCAGGAACTCCTACAGCAGGTGCTTCAACTGCATATGCAAGAGGAGGGACGAAACCTGCAGCTCCttagcagag GTGGCTCCTTTGGAAATCTATCGTAA
- the uckl1a gene encoding uridine-cytidine kinase-like 1a isoform X1 — MALSTSRHRRGQEEAECSGKKMSSRSDSGSGEDSLDRLLPGTPITAPRRKSTSQTKTEPPLLRTGTRTIYTAGRPPWYDEHGAQSKEAFVIGLCGGSASGKTTVANKIIEALDVPWVVLLSMDSFYKVLTPEEQTLATSNDYNFDHPGAFDFELLVATVKRLKQGKSVKIPVYDFTTHGRQKDWKTVYGASVVIFEGIMSFADKELLELLDMKIFVDTDSDIRLVRRLRRDITERGRDIEGVIKQYNKFVKPAFEQYIEPYIRLADIVVPRGGGNMVAIDLIVQHVHKQMEERELSVRAVLASAQQTQPLPHTLSVLEGTPQVKGLHTIIRNQETSRDEFIFYSKRLMRLLIEHALTFLPSQSCTVQTPQGQEYDGKRSFSGKGITGVSILRAGETMEPALRAVCKDVRIGKILIQTNLDSGEPELHYLRLPKDISEDHVILMDSTVSTGAAAMMAVRVLLDHEVQEENIALVSLLMAELGVHSVAYAFPKVKIITTAVDKSVDDFLQVIPGIGDFGDRYFGTDGGSSGWSDDEEQERPKQQT; from the exons ATGGCGCTGTCCACCAGCCGGCACCGAAGAGGGCAAGAGGAAGCTGAGTGCAGCGGGAAGAAAATGTCATCGCGCTCAGACAg TGGTAGTGGGGAAGACTCGTTAGATCGGCTCCTGCCTGGCACTCCTATCACGGCTCCACGCAGGAAAAGCACATCCCAGACTAAGACAGAGCCTCCCCTGCTTCGCACCGGCACACGCACCATTTACACAGCCGGCAGACCCCCCTGGTATGATGAGCACGGTGCACAATCCAAAGAGGCCTTCGTCATCG gGTTGTGTGGGGGCAGTGCGTCAGGGAAGACCACGGTGGCCAATAAGATCATTGAGGCTCTGGATGTCCCCTGGGTAGTGCTGTTGTCCATGGACTCTTTTTACAAG GTTCTGACCCCTGAGGAACAGACCCTGGCAACCAGTAACGACTACAACTTTGACCACCCAGGGGCGTTTGACTTTGAGCTGCTAGTTGCCACCGTTAAGAGACTCAAACAGGGCAAGAGCGTGAAGATCCCAGTGTATGACTTCACTACACACGGCAGACAGAAAGACTGG AAAACTGTGTATGGTGCAAGTGTGGTCATCTTTGAGGGGATCATGTCCTTTGCAGACAAAGAGCTTTTGGAG CTCCTAGACATGAAGATCTTTGTGGACACGGACTCAGACATCCGGCTGGTACGTCGGCTTCGCAGGGACATCACAGAGCGCGGGCGGGACATCGAGGGGGTCATCAAGCAGTACAACAAGTTTGTGAAGCCTGCGTTTGAGCAGTACATTGAACCCTACATTCGACTGGCAGACATTGTTGTGCCACGAG GTGGTGGTAACATGGTGGCCATTGACCTGATTGTCCAGCATGTCCACAAGCAGATGGAGGAG cGTGAGCTCAGTGTCAG ggcgGTCCTGGCCTCGGCCCAGCAGACTCAGCCCCTCCCCCACACCCTCAGTGTGTTGGAGGGTACGCCTCAAGTTAAAGGCCTGCATACCATCATCAG GAATCAGGAGACCAGTCGAGACGAGTTCATCTTCTACTCCAAGAGGTTGATGCGCCTCCTTATTGAACATGCTCTAACATTCCTGCCCTCTCAG TCATGCACGGTACAGACCCCACAGGGCCAGGAGTATGATGGGAAGAGAAGCTTCAGTGGAAAAGGG ATTACAGGTGTGTCTATCCTGCGGGCAGGGGAGACCATGGAGCCTGCTCTGAGGGCTGTGTGTAAGGATGTCCGCATCGGCAAGATCCTCATCCAGACCAACCTGGACTCAGGAGAACCAGAG TTGCATTACCTGCGTCTGCCAAAAGACATCAGCGAGGACCATGTCATTCTAATGGACAGCACTGTGTCTACAGGCGCTGCAGCCATGATGGCTGTACGGGTCCTATTG GACCACGAGGTGCAGGAGGAGAACATTGCGCTGGTCTCTCTTCTCATGGCAGAGTTGGGGGTGCACTCGGTGGCCTACGCCTTCCCTAAGGTCAAAATCATCACCACAGCTGTGGACAAGAGTGTTGATGACTTCCTGCAAGTCATTCCAGGGATTG GGGACTTTGGGGACCGCTACTTTGGGACAGATGGTGGATCATCAGGCTGGAGTGACGATGAGGAACAGGAGCGACCGAAACAACAAACATGA
- the uckl1a gene encoding uridine-cytidine kinase-like 1a isoform X2, with protein sequence MTLPAYTGARISGCWSMTTRSGSGEDSLDRLLPGTPITAPRRKSTSQTKTEPPLLRTGTRTIYTAGRPPWYDEHGAQSKEAFVIGLCGGSASGKTTVANKIIEALDVPWVVLLSMDSFYKVLTPEEQTLATSNDYNFDHPGAFDFELLVATVKRLKQGKSVKIPVYDFTTHGRQKDWKTVYGASVVIFEGIMSFADKELLELLDMKIFVDTDSDIRLVRRLRRDITERGRDIEGVIKQYNKFVKPAFEQYIEPYIRLADIVVPRGGGNMVAIDLIVQHVHKQMEERELSVRAVLASAQQTQPLPHTLSVLEGTPQVKGLHTIIRNQETSRDEFIFYSKRLMRLLIEHALTFLPSQSCTVQTPQGQEYDGKRSFSGKGITGVSILRAGETMEPALRAVCKDVRIGKILIQTNLDSGEPELHYLRLPKDISEDHVILMDSTVSTGAAAMMAVRVLLDHEVQEENIALVSLLMAELGVHSVAYAFPKVKIITTAVDKSVDDFLQVIPGIGDFGDRYFGTDGGSSGWSDDEEQERPKQQT encoded by the exons ATGACTCTGCCTGCATACACTGGAGCCAGAATCTCAGGCTGCTGGTCCATGACGACCCGCAG TGGTAGTGGGGAAGACTCGTTAGATCGGCTCCTGCCTGGCACTCCTATCACGGCTCCACGCAGGAAAAGCACATCCCAGACTAAGACAGAGCCTCCCCTGCTTCGCACCGGCACACGCACCATTTACACAGCCGGCAGACCCCCCTGGTATGATGAGCACGGTGCACAATCCAAAGAGGCCTTCGTCATCG gGTTGTGTGGGGGCAGTGCGTCAGGGAAGACCACGGTGGCCAATAAGATCATTGAGGCTCTGGATGTCCCCTGGGTAGTGCTGTTGTCCATGGACTCTTTTTACAAG GTTCTGACCCCTGAGGAACAGACCCTGGCAACCAGTAACGACTACAACTTTGACCACCCAGGGGCGTTTGACTTTGAGCTGCTAGTTGCCACCGTTAAGAGACTCAAACAGGGCAAGAGCGTGAAGATCCCAGTGTATGACTTCACTACACACGGCAGACAGAAAGACTGG AAAACTGTGTATGGTGCAAGTGTGGTCATCTTTGAGGGGATCATGTCCTTTGCAGACAAAGAGCTTTTGGAG CTCCTAGACATGAAGATCTTTGTGGACACGGACTCAGACATCCGGCTGGTACGTCGGCTTCGCAGGGACATCACAGAGCGCGGGCGGGACATCGAGGGGGTCATCAAGCAGTACAACAAGTTTGTGAAGCCTGCGTTTGAGCAGTACATTGAACCCTACATTCGACTGGCAGACATTGTTGTGCCACGAG GTGGTGGTAACATGGTGGCCATTGACCTGATTGTCCAGCATGTCCACAAGCAGATGGAGGAG cGTGAGCTCAGTGTCAG ggcgGTCCTGGCCTCGGCCCAGCAGACTCAGCCCCTCCCCCACACCCTCAGTGTGTTGGAGGGTACGCCTCAAGTTAAAGGCCTGCATACCATCATCAG GAATCAGGAGACCAGTCGAGACGAGTTCATCTTCTACTCCAAGAGGTTGATGCGCCTCCTTATTGAACATGCTCTAACATTCCTGCCCTCTCAG TCATGCACGGTACAGACCCCACAGGGCCAGGAGTATGATGGGAAGAGAAGCTTCAGTGGAAAAGGG ATTACAGGTGTGTCTATCCTGCGGGCAGGGGAGACCATGGAGCCTGCTCTGAGGGCTGTGTGTAAGGATGTCCGCATCGGCAAGATCCTCATCCAGACCAACCTGGACTCAGGAGAACCAGAG TTGCATTACCTGCGTCTGCCAAAAGACATCAGCGAGGACCATGTCATTCTAATGGACAGCACTGTGTCTACAGGCGCTGCAGCCATGATGGCTGTACGGGTCCTATTG GACCACGAGGTGCAGGAGGAGAACATTGCGCTGGTCTCTCTTCTCATGGCAGAGTTGGGGGTGCACTCGGTGGCCTACGCCTTCCCTAAGGTCAAAATCATCACCACAGCTGTGGACAAGAGTGTTGATGACTTCCTGCAAGTCATTCCAGGGATTG GGGACTTTGGGGACCGCTACTTTGGGACAGATGGTGGATCATCAGGCTGGAGTGACGATGAGGAACAGGAGCGACCGAAACAACAAACATGA
- the uckl1a gene encoding uridine-cytidine kinase-like 1a isoform X3 — MDSFYKVLTPEEQTLATSNDYNFDHPGAFDFELLVATVKRLKQGKSVKIPVYDFTTHGRQKDWKTVYGASVVIFEGIMSFADKELLELLDMKIFVDTDSDIRLVRRLRRDITERGRDIEGVIKQYNKFVKPAFEQYIEPYIRLADIVVPRGGGNMVAIDLIVQHVHKQMEERELSVRAVLASAQQTQPLPHTLSVLEGTPQVKGLHTIIRNQETSRDEFIFYSKRLMRLLIEHALTFLPSQSCTVQTPQGQEYDGKRSFSGKGITGVSILRAGETMEPALRAVCKDVRIGKILIQTNLDSGEPELHYLRLPKDISEDHVILMDSTVSTGAAAMMAVRVLLDHEVQEENIALVSLLMAELGVHSVAYAFPKVKIITTAVDKSVDDFLQVIPGIGDFGDRYFGTDGGSSGWSDDEEQERPKQQT; from the exons ATGGACTCTTTTTACAAG GTTCTGACCCCTGAGGAACAGACCCTGGCAACCAGTAACGACTACAACTTTGACCACCCAGGGGCGTTTGACTTTGAGCTGCTAGTTGCCACCGTTAAGAGACTCAAACAGGGCAAGAGCGTGAAGATCCCAGTGTATGACTTCACTACACACGGCAGACAGAAAGACTGG AAAACTGTGTATGGTGCAAGTGTGGTCATCTTTGAGGGGATCATGTCCTTTGCAGACAAAGAGCTTTTGGAG CTCCTAGACATGAAGATCTTTGTGGACACGGACTCAGACATCCGGCTGGTACGTCGGCTTCGCAGGGACATCACAGAGCGCGGGCGGGACATCGAGGGGGTCATCAAGCAGTACAACAAGTTTGTGAAGCCTGCGTTTGAGCAGTACATTGAACCCTACATTCGACTGGCAGACATTGTTGTGCCACGAG GTGGTGGTAACATGGTGGCCATTGACCTGATTGTCCAGCATGTCCACAAGCAGATGGAGGAG cGTGAGCTCAGTGTCAG ggcgGTCCTGGCCTCGGCCCAGCAGACTCAGCCCCTCCCCCACACCCTCAGTGTGTTGGAGGGTACGCCTCAAGTTAAAGGCCTGCATACCATCATCAG GAATCAGGAGACCAGTCGAGACGAGTTCATCTTCTACTCCAAGAGGTTGATGCGCCTCCTTATTGAACATGCTCTAACATTCCTGCCCTCTCAG TCATGCACGGTACAGACCCCACAGGGCCAGGAGTATGATGGGAAGAGAAGCTTCAGTGGAAAAGGG ATTACAGGTGTGTCTATCCTGCGGGCAGGGGAGACCATGGAGCCTGCTCTGAGGGCTGTGTGTAAGGATGTCCGCATCGGCAAGATCCTCATCCAGACCAACCTGGACTCAGGAGAACCAGAG TTGCATTACCTGCGTCTGCCAAAAGACATCAGCGAGGACCATGTCATTCTAATGGACAGCACTGTGTCTACAGGCGCTGCAGCCATGATGGCTGTACGGGTCCTATTG GACCACGAGGTGCAGGAGGAGAACATTGCGCTGGTCTCTCTTCTCATGGCAGAGTTGGGGGTGCACTCGGTGGCCTACGCCTTCCCTAAGGTCAAAATCATCACCACAGCTGTGGACAAGAGTGTTGATGACTTCCTGCAAGTCATTCCAGGGATTG GGGACTTTGGGGACCGCTACTTTGGGACAGATGGTGGATCATCAGGCTGGAGTGACGATGAGGAACAGGAGCGACCGAAACAACAAACATGA